A single window of Castor canadensis chromosome 3, mCasCan1.hap1v2, whole genome shotgun sequence DNA harbors:
- the Baalc gene encoding brain and acute leukemia cytoplasmic protein isoform X4, producing MGCGGSRADAIEPRYYESWTRETESTWLTYTDSDAPPSAAGPDSGPEAGGLHADPRDDLLFLHQFHPLTIFGFLST from the exons ATGGGCTGCGGCGGGAGCCGGGCCGATGCCATCGAGCCCCGCTACTACGAGAGCTGGACCCGGGAGACCGAGTCCACCTGGCTCACCTACACCGACTCGGACGCACCGCCCAGCGCGGCCGGCCCGGACAGCGGCCCCGAGGCGGGCGGCCTGCACGCGG atCCCAGAGAtgatcttctctttcttcatcagTTCCATCCGCTCACCATTTTTGGGTTCTTGTCTACCTGA